Proteins from a single region of Chromobacterium sp. ATCC 53434:
- a CDS encoding alpha/beta hydrolase, with protein MVSIMTKISLLLFIALTLIGALFFDHWQRLKIFSPSHQLLPTPEERGIPFQNVWITVRNQQNEDKGILHAWWLPNQEASILYLHGSDSSISTDIDKILQLWNAGYSVLAVDYRGFGQSTKILPSENSVTEDALAAWQYLKWISATKEGIRAIYGHSLGSAIAINIGQQHPEIDYLILEGSFTSIADILKETGKYQWLPSFLLTQKFESFKKIREMAIPKLFIHCDKDPVIPLSLGEKLYDYSAEPKNKLIINGNDHDTCSYTAESDWKIYMQKILKTKNTISQ; from the coding sequence ATGGTATCCATCATGACAAAAATATCACTACTGCTTTTTATCGCTCTCACATTGATCGGCGCCCTTTTTTTTGACCATTGGCAAAGGTTGAAAATATTCAGCCCATCTCACCAATTGCTCCCCACACCGGAAGAAAGAGGTATTCCATTCCAAAATGTATGGATTACTGTCAGAAATCAACAGAATGAGGACAAAGGGATCTTGCATGCATGGTGGCTACCCAACCAGGAAGCCAGCATATTGTATTTACATGGAAGCGACAGCTCTATCTCCACAGATATCGATAAAATTCTGCAGCTATGGAACGCTGGATATTCGGTTCTGGCTGTTGATTATCGCGGATTCGGCCAAAGCACCAAAATACTGCCAAGCGAGAATAGTGTTACGGAAGACGCTCTCGCAGCTTGGCAATATTTAAAATGGATTTCAGCTACTAAAGAAGGTATTCGCGCCATCTATGGCCATTCACTAGGCAGTGCGATAGCAATAAACATTGGCCAACAACACCCAGAAATAGATTACTTGATATTAGAAGGTAGCTTCACATCGATCGCAGACATCCTGAAAGAAACTGGAAAATATCAATGGCTGCCATCTTTCTTACTGACCCAAAAATTCGAATCCTTCAAAAAAATAAGAGAGATGGCAATACCAAAATTATTCATCCATTGCGATAAGGATCCTGTAATTCCCTTATCACTTGGTGAAAAGCTTTATGACTATTCTGCCGAACCCAAAAACAAACTAATTATCAATGGAAACGATCATGACACCTGCAGTTACACCGCAGAATCCGATTGGAAGATATATATGCAGAAAATATTAAAAACTAAAAACACCATCTCACAATAA
- a CDS encoding cupin domain-containing protein, with protein sequence MNIVIKQKILSLFKVEANMISRLISMAIIAIACLVQTNSARSENTPTASTEVLAQSSKSWDGKSYRAYPIGIPELAVMKIYIPPKTKLPWHFHPAPSAAYLLSGKLTVEKQNRETITIYPGQALLETVKTWHRGVTYDKPAVLIAFYAGSFGMPLSEGYVNAHLESGK encoded by the coding sequence TTGAACATCGTTATCAAACAAAAAATATTATCTTTGTTCAAAGTCGAGGCAAACATGATTTCAAGGCTTATCTCGATGGCCATTATCGCCATCGCCTGCCTGGTACAAACCAACAGCGCGCGTTCTGAAAATACACCAACCGCTTCCACTGAAGTGCTAGCACAAAGTAGTAAATCATGGGATGGCAAATCATACCGAGCTTATCCAATCGGAATTCCCGAACTTGCGGTTATGAAAATATATATCCCCCCCAAAACAAAACTACCGTGGCACTTTCATCCGGCGCCCAGTGCTGCTTATCTATTATCTGGGAAATTGACCGTAGAAAAACAAAACCGGGAAACCATCACAATATACCCTGGGCAAGCTTTGCTTGAAACGGTTAAAACTTGGCACCGAGGTGTCACTTACGACAAGCCGGCAGTATTGATCGCGTTCTATGCCGGCTCATTTGGAATGCCTTTATCTGAAGGCTATGTAAATGCTCATTTGGAGAGTGGGAAATAG
- a CDS encoding ATP-binding protein yields MQSIKKIMLFFCMTASMASAFMAHAEVAPCHQAVVGILKSCNRPFCTIGSNGIPVGLDMDVLNEALLGSDVSIQFKIYPTLQELRAAFASGEINVITHVASHMTSSKAWLSSPYAYQRIDLVSKEKYKGLIDFVNSGNEIGVSGSPFLMDYFTKFFPKARLKYFESVLQGEQAVASGKLVALITFESMAQSARDDLLSRHGELYIHSLLVPDLLGERYSIPIRFAVEPRCTRLQNTVQHGLDMISAARLTEIQSRWLTEDRKSGGLSSIDRQWLQQHGPIRVGLKSEPLPYDRIDAQGKWVGVGASLLKPFFDSLKIPYEIILLPPNIDSVHAMYASDLDVVVATPYQPQLFGGGIINIPYDTISWGLVRSTRNASSNVVAAQLNHFKSVRYHDFPAAKKILAMDSIEQSLQAVVSGKADAAAVSVEAVSNDLLSTYAGKLYLDRHVKGEEKLVLIISPSAKALAGALNHYISSQPADFMDRLHKYQHLIYVKQGYELGDILLYLSGPVFLTAIVVLFLLWINYRVAGFRDKAKRDAVQAMRQYTLAELESRNKTDFLATIGHEVRTPMTGVLGALNLLKHSVLTSEQDRQLDIATRSTELLQDKLNELLDFSKLESGTMVLNVGLINLARVVDRAVVLFCAEGKKKQLSLFSLSEPAKNYFCYGDEACIMQMVSNLVSNAIKFTAEGEVVVITSMLAAGRFKIVVTDTGRGMTEAFQTRLFTFYSQENPESGSGLGLGLAITKKLVSKMGGSIEVSSQPGMGTRFSVELQLPSATSNEDCIEKPFLSMSGKRVWLDIQHEVLRDYVQRWLRHFQAEIMMSPPADVAVSDVSDIVIMGKRATLIPKSEFNCTRLVEAIACSIGMLDKKPVSSGSEAFKQAGTGRTLLLIDDDDICREIIREQLNLIGFTVVAVANGKAAISAWRTECFDLTLMDLRLTDMSGYQLAQQIREVDTWLRHPSPFWILSACSEINERERYVAEGFAGFVQKPCTAEKLADLLGIEVDKRR; encoded by the coding sequence ATGCAGAGTATTAAAAAAATCATGCTATTTTTTTGCATGACGGCATCAATGGCATCGGCTTTTATGGCGCATGCTGAAGTGGCACCTTGTCATCAAGCCGTGGTAGGTATTCTGAAAAGCTGTAACCGTCCATTTTGTACGATAGGCAGTAATGGTATTCCAGTGGGGCTGGATATGGATGTATTGAATGAGGCATTGCTTGGTAGTGATGTTTCGATTCAGTTTAAAATCTATCCAACCTTACAAGAACTAAGAGCGGCGTTTGCATCTGGTGAGATAAATGTCATCACGCATGTTGCTTCTCACATGACCTCATCCAAAGCCTGGCTTTCATCACCATATGCCTACCAACGGATTGATCTGGTATCCAAGGAGAAATATAAGGGCTTGATCGATTTTGTCAACAGTGGCAATGAAATTGGTGTGTCGGGCTCTCCATTCTTGATGGATTATTTTACGAAGTTCTTTCCTAAGGCAAGATTGAAATATTTTGAAAGCGTATTACAAGGCGAGCAGGCAGTCGCCTCAGGAAAGTTGGTAGCACTGATTACATTTGAGAGCATGGCACAAAGCGCTCGAGATGATTTATTGTCCAGACATGGCGAGCTTTATATTCATTCTTTATTGGTGCCGGATTTGCTCGGTGAGCGTTACTCAATACCAATTCGTTTTGCGGTAGAACCTAGGTGTACACGGTTACAAAATACGGTCCAGCATGGTTTGGACATGATCTCCGCTGCCAGGCTGACAGAAATACAATCGCGATGGCTGACGGAGGATAGAAAGAGTGGAGGGCTGTCCAGTATTGACAGGCAGTGGCTTCAGCAACATGGCCCGATCCGAGTTGGACTGAAAAGTGAACCCTTGCCATATGACAGAATCGATGCTCAAGGGAAATGGGTAGGGGTTGGCGCCTCTCTGCTTAAGCCGTTTTTTGACAGCTTGAAAATTCCTTATGAAATCATTCTGCTGCCGCCCAATATCGATTCTGTTCATGCCATGTATGCTTCGGATTTAGATGTTGTAGTGGCGACACCTTATCAACCTCAGCTGTTTGGTGGCGGTATTATAAATATTCCTTATGATACCATTTCTTGGGGTTTGGTAAGATCTACTAGAAATGCAAGCAGTAATGTGGTCGCGGCGCAATTAAATCATTTTAAATCTGTCCGTTATCATGACTTTCCGGCAGCCAAGAAAATTTTGGCGATGGACTCGATAGAGCAAAGTCTGCAAGCCGTCGTGTCAGGAAAGGCAGATGCGGCAGCCGTCAGTGTCGAGGCAGTATCGAACGATCTGCTTTCGACATATGCTGGTAAATTGTATTTGGATAGGCATGTAAAAGGGGAGGAGAAGCTAGTGCTGATTATCTCCCCAAGTGCCAAGGCTCTGGCTGGCGCATTGAATCACTATATTTCATCTCAGCCTGCGGACTTTATGGATAGGCTACATAAATATCAGCACTTGATATATGTAAAGCAAGGTTATGAGTTGGGTGATATTTTATTGTACTTGTCCGGGCCGGTTTTTCTGACGGCCATTGTTGTTTTATTTTTACTATGGATAAATTATCGTGTGGCTGGTTTTCGAGATAAAGCCAAGCGGGATGCCGTTCAGGCAATGCGGCAATATACACTTGCCGAGTTGGAGAGCCGAAATAAAACAGATTTTCTGGCGACAATTGGACATGAGGTGAGAACACCGATGACTGGGGTCTTGGGTGCATTGAACTTACTCAAGCATTCTGTATTGACATCGGAGCAAGATCGACAACTGGATATCGCGACACGTTCTACTGAATTGTTGCAAGATAAGTTAAATGAGTTGCTCGATTTTTCAAAGCTGGAATCCGGAACGATGGTGTTAAATGTAGGATTGATCAATTTGGCGCGGGTGGTTGACAGAGCTGTTGTCTTGTTTTGTGCCGAAGGCAAGAAAAAACAGCTTAGTTTGTTTTCGCTTAGTGAACCAGCGAAGAATTATTTTTGTTATGGCGATGAGGCCTGCATTATGCAAATGGTCTCGAATTTGGTCAGCAATGCGATAAAATTTACCGCTGAAGGTGAGGTGGTTGTTATAACTTCAATGCTTGCTGCTGGGCGGTTCAAGATAGTTGTAACCGATACTGGCAGGGGCATGACTGAAGCTTTTCAGACCAGGCTATTTACTTTCTATAGCCAGGAAAATCCAGAATCTGGGAGCGGCTTAGGATTGGGGTTGGCCATCACTAAAAAGTTGGTAAGTAAAATGGGGGGAAGTATAGAGGTTAGTAGCCAACCGGGTATGGGGACGCGATTCAGTGTTGAATTGCAGTTGCCATCAGCGACTTCGAATGAGGATTGTATTGAAAAACCATTCCTGTCCATGTCTGGAAAGCGGGTGTGGCTGGATATCCAGCATGAAGTCTTGCGTGATTACGTACAGCGATGGCTTCGCCATTTTCAAGCGGAAATCATGATGTCGCCACCGGCAGATGTCGCAGTGAGCGATGTGTCCGATATTGTGATCATGGGCAAGAGGGCTACGCTGATTCCAAAATCCGAGTTCAACTGCACCAGGCTGGTTGAGGCGATCGCATGTAGCATCGGCATGCTTGATAAAAAGCCAGTATCTAGCGGGTCTGAGGCATTTAAGCAGGCTGGAACGGGTAGAACGTTGCTTTTGATTGACGATGACGATATTTGCCGTGAAATCATCCGGGAACAGTTGAATTTAATAGGATTTACCGTTGTCGCAGTCGCTAATGGTAAAGCCGCAATTTCTGCCTGGCGAACGGAGTGTTTTGATTTGACCTTGATGGACTTGAGGCTGACTGATATGAGTGGCTATCAATTGGCGCAACAAATCCGAGAGGTCGATACCTGGTTGCGCCACCCCAGTCCATTCTGGATATTGTCGGCCTGTTCGGAAATAAATGAGCGTGAGCGTTATGTGGCGGAAGGATTTGCCGGATTTGTGCAAAAGCCTTGCACTGCGGAAAAACTGGCTGATCTATTGGGTATCGAAGTTGACAAGAGGAGATGA
- a CDS encoding response regulator transcription factor: protein MRTSKSLIFKNGRRIRVGLVDDHPIILLGLEQFLSQQMDVELVFTATTIQEYLLNVKEAAPCDVLVIDFSMPDEAKDGFAWLRVAQETARDAKIILFTSQLYLTKICHGKNVGVSEIVYKGDSQQVLLEAIRNAADIEACSMADMASWDRDSKKLTKKEWEVLLWLAEGMSVSEIAGKKQRSIKTISTQKRSVMRKLGIKNDFGLMSYLELEGVTKIKKESR, encoded by the coding sequence ATGAGAACAAGTAAATCGCTAATCTTCAAGAATGGTCGTCGTATCCGAGTTGGGCTGGTCGATGATCATCCTATTATTTTGCTGGGATTGGAGCAGTTTTTATCTCAGCAAATGGATGTCGAGCTGGTTTTTACTGCAACGACGATCCAAGAATATTTGCTTAACGTAAAGGAAGCGGCGCCATGTGATGTGCTGGTAATCGATTTTTCTATGCCAGATGAGGCAAAAGATGGTTTTGCCTGGTTGAGGGTGGCACAAGAAACAGCAAGGGATGCCAAAATCATTCTGTTTACTAGTCAGTTATATTTGACAAAAATTTGTCATGGAAAAAATGTCGGTGTCAGTGAGATTGTTTACAAAGGTGATTCTCAGCAAGTGTTGTTGGAAGCAATTAGAAATGCCGCTGATATTGAAGCATGTTCTATGGCTGATATGGCCAGCTGGGATAGGGATTCAAAAAAGCTGACTAAGAAAGAATGGGAAGTATTACTGTGGCTGGCAGAAGGAATGAGTGTTAGTGAAATCGCAGGAAAAAAGCAGCGCAGTATAAAGACAATTAGTACGCAGAAGCGATCAGTAATGAGGAAGTTGGGTATAAAAAATGATTTTGGTTTGATGAGTTATTTGGAGTTGGAGGGAGTCACCAAAATAAAGAAAGAGTCCCGGTGA